The segment AATTGCAAACGCTATAAGATTGGATATTACCACTGAAATTGGTACAACCAGGCGTGGGAAATATACTTTGCCAAATATCGCAGCGTTAGTGATGAATGTATTCGATGTCTGGGTCATGCAACTGGCAAAATATGTCCAGGCAACAGTACCTGACATATAAAATAAAAATGGGGGTAAACCATCAGTTGGAATTTGAGCAACTCTACTGAAAATTATGGTAAAGACTACGGTCGTAAAGAGCGGTTGCAACAAAAACCACAACGGTCCCAGCACCGTCTGCTTATAATACGCAACAAAATCCCGGCGCACAAAAAGGAAGATCAAATCCCGGTATCGCCAAAGTTCAGATAAATCGATGTCAAACCATCCACTACGTGAACGAATTTCCATGGTCCAGTTGGAATCATCGTTGTCAGAAATGGATATCACCCACTCGGAAAAAACCCGATCTCAATAGCATACCCTCTCTTTACCGCAAACGAACGGCGTTTCACTGAATTGACAATCACATCGCGGAGGGTGTGAAATTGTTCCTTCGGTCCGCCAAGTTTGTATTTCTTGCAGAAATGATTTATGCGGATGGCGATGTTATCGAGGGTTATGGGATACGCGCTCCTGTGATTTAATAATTATATGTGGTGATGATGAATTAAAGTTTCATCCATGTTGTGTGGTATACCGAATTAATTTTGCATATATATTCATTTCTGCGTATAGGATTATATTCGGTCTAAAGACAAACAATACCAGAAGGCATTAGCAAATTCATCGTAATAGAGACTCATGTAGGGTTTGATTACATTCTGCCAGTGACCCATTTTATCGATTGGACTAAACTTGTCAATCCTTCGTTCAATTTCCCCGAAGTACCGTTCTATTTTTGTTAGTTTGAGGATGTTTCACTGTGGCGACGATCTATTTGATATCAAATAATTTCAGGATAGGACATTATTAAAAAAGCAGGAAAAAATGTTAATATCTGATCTGAAACCCATCCTATATCATAGAAAATTCTCCAAGATAATAGATATTACTAGAAAATAATTAATGAATATGCTCTCTGACGCAAAACCGGATTTACTCCTCAAATTTATTAAGCAATCATTAAAGGACATGATCTGCAATGAGGAATGCAGTTAACAAATCCTCAAAGAATCAGAAAAAGAAACGGTGTGTGAACATATGAACGATCCAAACTTCAAGATTCTATTCTTCACGGATTCTTACCCTTATTCATCCGCTGCTGAAGATACATTTATTGAACCTGAACTGCCGCATTTAATGACTGCCTTTTCATCGATTTCACTCATTCCCAAATCATCGGAAGGTGAAAAAAAAGATGTTTCAAACGGGATTTATGTAGATCTCTCTTTAGCCCAGTTATTAATGTCAAATTGTTTTATCGCTTACTTGGTGCATAATACACTATTATCTGTTACTTCAAAGATTTTTTATCGTGAAATTTTGAAAAAACCTAAAAAAACATTACACCCGGTATCTATTGTCAGACTTATTTTGTTTCTTGGAACCGCTATACAAACAAAAAAATGGGTTGAAAAATATATTATATCCAATAATATTGATTTTTCGAAAACAATTTTCTATACTTACTGGAATTATGGAACAACCATGGGTATATGTTTTGCAAAGGAAATATATCCCGAAATGATTGTGATATCCAGGGCGCATGCAGCAGATCTCTATGAAGAACAACATAATCCCCATTATATCCCATTTCGGCCGGAAATTTTTAAAAGTATTAACAAAGTTTTTGCTGATTCAGAGAACGGCAAAAAATATCTTTTAACCCAATATCCTGAAGGAGATTCAATAATCAGATTGTCACAAATGGGGGTTAATGTGCAGGACTTTATTACTGCTTCTTCAAATGATGGCATTTTCAGGATTGTTTCATGCTCTTATTTTGTAACATTTAAAAGAATTGATTTATTAATACTTGGTCTTTGTGAATTGGGAAAAATGAGAAAAAACCAGGTTTTCGAGTGGGTTCATATTGGGGACGGTCCATTGAGGTCTGAATTGGAGAAGGTGGCGAATGAAACACTGCCAAAAAACATCCGGCATTCATTCTTAGGTATTTTACCAAATCCTGATTTAATCGAGTATTATAAAAATAATAAAATTGATGTTTTTATTAATGTAAGTGCATCAGAAGGTACCCCCGTATCGATTATGGAAGCTCAAAGTTGCAGCATACCTGTTATCGCAACATCTGTGGGAGGAAATACTGAAATTGTTACAAATGAAAATGGATTTTTATTAAATGAGTCTCCCACCCCTCTGGAGATTGCAAATGCAATATGTACCTTTTTAGATAATCCATCGATAACAATGCAGAAAAAGGAGATAAGCAGACAGAATTGGAATGAGAAATATAATTCAGAAAAAAATTTTCAATGTTTTGTTCAGGATTTGGTAGAATTATTAAATAATCGAAAAAAAGGTATCATGTGAGTATCTCCTGAATTTCCGTTTTCGTTGGATAATTGATCAACACCGCCCTCTTTTTTCCAAAATACACAAACATACTTCCTGCTGCAGCTGCAGATGCCCCACCCTCATGAAGTGCACAACTAAAATCCTCCATTGTTCCGGCACCCCCCAGTGCTATTACCGGAATATGGACTGATGACGATACCTCCTTGATAAGTGGAATATCGTAACCGGTCATAGTTCCATCGCGGTCAATGGAGTTGAGAAGGATCTCTCCAGCACCCGCCCTCTCCATACGTATTGCGCATTCTACTGGCCCAGTACCGAGGGGGACTTCTCCGCCATTTGAATAAACTTCATACGAACTATCGTTTGTCCCCTTCACATCAATGGAGGCGACAATGCTCTGACTCCCGAATTCTGACGAAGCCTGTCGAATGAAATCCGGATTCGTTACCCCGCCGGTATTGATGCAGACCTTCTCGACTCCTGATTTAAACAACTGGTCTATATCTATCAGGGTTTTTACACCCCCGCCATAGGTAATCGGCATGCAGCTTTCATCGGAGATTTTCGAAATCAGGGAAAATGGGATACCATTCTTTGAGCATTGCGCACCGGCAGCATCCCTCCGGGATGCCATGATGTCGACAATCACCAGTTCATCCACTTCGTAATCATTGAAAATTTTTATCGCATAGATTGGTTCGCCGATGTGGCGGGGATTATTGAACTGGATTGTTTTCACAAGAAGTCCGTCTTTTAAAAGAAGGCAGGGAATAATTCTTTTCTGGAGCATGGAATGATCCTCAGTTCCTGATAAAATTTTTTAATAGCTGAATACCTTGCTTATGACTTTTTTCCGGATGAAACTGAACCCCG is part of the Methanoregula sp. genome and harbors:
- a CDS encoding glycosyltransferase — protein: MNDPNFKILFFTDSYPYSSAAEDTFIEPELPHLMTAFSSISLIPKSSEGEKKDVSNGIYVDLSLAQLLMSNCFIAYLVHNTLLSVTSKIFYREILKKPKKTLHPVSIVRLILFLGTAIQTKKWVEKYIISNNIDFSKTIFYTYWNYGTTMGICFAKEIYPEMIVISRAHAADLYEEQHNPHYIPFRPEIFKSINKVFADSENGKKYLLTQYPEGDSIIRLSQMGVNVQDFITASSNDGIFRIVSCSYFVTFKRIDLLILGLCELGKMRKNQVFEWVHIGDGPLRSELEKVANETLPKNIRHSFLGILPNPDLIEYYKNNKIDVFINVSASEGTPVSIMEAQSCSIPVIATSVGGNTEIVTNENGFLLNESPTPLEIANAICTFLDNPSITMQKKEISRQNWNEKYNSEKNFQCFVQDLVELLNNRKKGIM
- a CDS encoding AglZ/HisF2 family acetamidino modification protein: MLQKRIIPCLLLKDGLLVKTIQFNNPRHIGEPIYAIKIFNDYEVDELVIVDIMASRRDAAGAQCSKNGIPFSLISKISDESCMPITYGGGVKTLIDIDQLFKSGVEKVCINTGGVTNPDFIRQASSEFGSQSIVASIDVKGTNDSSYEVYSNGGEVPLGTGPVECAIRMERAGAGEILLNSIDRDGTMTGYDIPLIKEVSSSVHIPVIALGGAGTMEDFSCALHEGGASAAAAGSMFVYFGKKRAVLINYPTKTEIQEILT